TAAGTGGTGCATTCGCGCTCCCTTCATCGCGCAAGAAAGATATGATGAAGAACTTCATCGCATTTTGGAAGAGATGGGCACGCTTCTAGGGCAACTTTTCCAACGCAGTGATGACCTTCTTGATTACGATATTCGTAACGACGAAGGCAAAGCGATCTTGGGTGATTTGAAATCCGGCTATTTAAATTCTTTCGGTGCTTACGTTTGTAAAAATCGCTCTCGCCAAGAGATCGACAGCATCGTGAAAAGCAAAAACTTGGAAGAGTACTACGCCAACATCGGTGGCAAAGCGCAGTTCGACCAAAAACTTCTTGAGTTTGATGAAATGAACAAAGGCCTTATCCAAATGTACAATCATCATTTGGACCGTCTTAAAACATTCCTCAAGCCTGGAGAAGAAAAACTCATCGATCAGCTTCGTCCTTTGACCGAGATTCTTTACTGGAGAAGGAAGCCTTCGTGAGTGAATTGATCACGCTTTCTAAAAACTCTCCGGAGTTTGAATCTTACTTGATGGGAACTTTTGCCAAAGACAAAAGAGCTTTGCCATTGCAAACGCTCAATGTGAATTCGGCATCGGAGACCGTCACGTTTCGCGTGGTTCCTGTCGAAAGTATTTCTCGTCCTTCTTCACTGGTTGTTTTTTTAAGAACCTTCAAGGCGCGCAGTTTTTTATTAATTCTTGTGCCACTTTTTTTAATTCTCACTAAAAACATTGTCGATCAAACGATCCTTGATCCGATCACGACTGGTATTGCGACTTTGGGAGTTCTATTGGCGTTTGCCGCTGTGAACTTGCGCAACGACTATATGGATCACCTTAAAGGTGTGGATCGCGTTTTAGAAAAAAGCGGAAGTCGTGCCATTCAAAACGGTTGGGTGACGGCAGCTCAAGTGAAGTCGTCTTCCACAATTCTATTGGTTCTCGCGATTCTTTGTGCGCTTCCCATTGTTTTTGCATTTCCTGTGGTCGCCATCGTAATTGCGTTGGGATTGGCTGTTGGGTTGTGGGCGCAGTTTAAAAAACAAAATTCATTCAAGTATCAAATCGGTGGCGAGTTCGCGCTGTTTTTGATGTTGGGTCCTTTGCTCACAGTGGGTTATCAACTTTCCATGGGTGCGCGCTTTGATCAGGAAAGTTTCTGGCTGGGCTGTGTGTGGGGTTGGCTGGTTCTTTTCATCGTGCACTTAAGAAACTTCATCAGCATTCTTCCCAGTGTTCAAGCAGGTTTCACAAACACGGTGAACTGGTTGGGCTTTGATAAATCTCGTCGCTTGCTTGCGGCTTGGTGGGGCCTCTTTGTTGGTTTCAATTTGGTTTATCATCTGTTGTTTGCAGGTATTTACTGGGGAGTTTATCTTTCCATCGTCTTGTTCTTCTTATCTGTGACTTTCGTTTACAAACTTAAGAATCTTTCAAGCCCCATCGGGAGCGAGCTTCGCGGTGTCTTCCGTTCTGGCTTTCAACTTTTTTTACTCACCATAGGCCTATGGGTATTTGAATGTCTATGGTATCTGCTTCACTAAGTTCTAAGATTTGTGTTGTGGCTTCGGTTGAAGCTCTTTTGAAGGCGCAGGCTTGGGCTGATTTTTTTAACTGTCCTTTAAATCCCGCGAATCCTTCTGATTTCTTTTTTCATTTTCATGTCGAAAACGATCGTGTTTACGTTCGTGATCTGGAGAACCGTCTGCTTGAAATTGATTTTGATAAGAATCATCTCGATTACGAACGCAAAGGCCATCGTGGGAAAAATGAATTGATCGCAAAAGCTTTGGGTGTGGCGAAAGGCTATCGCAAAGTTTTAGATCTTTCTGTGGGGCTTGCGGTGGACAGTATTTTCCTGACTCAGTTGGGATTTGCAGTCACCGGTGT
This region of Bdellovibrio sp. BCCA genomic DNA includes:
- a CDS encoding prenyltransferase, whose amino-acid sequence is MSELITLSKNSPEFESYLMGTFAKDKRALPLQTLNVNSASETVTFRVVPVESISRPSSLVVFLRTFKARSFLLILVPLFLILTKNIVDQTILDPITTGIATLGVLLAFAAVNLRNDYMDHLKGVDRVLEKSGSRAIQNGWVTAAQVKSSSTILLVLAILCALPIVFAFPVVAIVIALGLAVGLWAQFKKQNSFKYQIGGEFALFLMLGPLLTVGYQLSMGARFDQESFWLGCVWGWLVLFIVHLRNFISILPSVQAGFTNTVNWLGFDKSRRLLAAWWGLFVGFNLVYHLLFAGIYWGVYLSIVLFFLSVTFVYKLKNLSSPIGSELRGVFRSGFQLFLLTIGLWVFECLWYLLH